A stretch of Metabacillus sp. FJAT-52054 DNA encodes these proteins:
- a CDS encoding cell division protein FtsQ/DivIB, with the protein MNNRMEQEKIVSIEDRIPKLKQQRKQKTNKRLTLFLCLFFILILLVVYFQSPLSKISAIEVAGNAHATDESILKQSGVSIGTGFWNLNGEQAEREIKKMKEIKSARVLKTFPNKVTLQVEEYKRVAYAEKNGSFMPILENGVVLKSDEKSLPSDAPILINWKDADQIQEMASALLQIPKPIASSISEIYHAPEKNDSWHITLYMNEGYVISGSVRNIADKIKAYPSIVSQLKPGTKGIIHMEVGTYFESFEKPSDSKDKKDQGEELNEAQE; encoded by the coding sequence TTGAATAATCGAATGGAACAGGAAAAAATTGTTTCGATCGAAGACCGCATACCTAAATTGAAACAGCAGCGCAAACAAAAAACAAATAAGCGGCTTACTTTATTTCTTTGTCTTTTCTTTATTTTGATTCTTCTCGTCGTCTATTTCCAATCGCCCCTAAGTAAAATTTCGGCTATTGAAGTGGCCGGAAATGCTCATGCCACCGATGAATCCATTTTAAAACAGAGCGGGGTTTCCATTGGGACAGGCTTTTGGAATTTAAACGGGGAGCAGGCAGAGAGAGAGATCAAAAAAATGAAAGAAATAAAATCTGCCCGGGTTTTGAAGACGTTCCCCAATAAAGTGACACTTCAGGTCGAAGAGTATAAACGGGTGGCTTATGCGGAAAAGAACGGCTCCTTTATGCCAATCCTTGAAAACGGAGTTGTATTGAAGTCAGATGAAAAATCTCTTCCGTCGGATGCTCCAATTTTAATAAATTGGAAGGATGCCGATCAAATTCAGGAAATGGCTTCCGCTCTGCTTCAAATCCCAAAGCCGATTGCATCATCCATTTCTGAAATCTATCATGCTCCGGAAAAGAATGATTCATGGCATATCACGCTTTATATGAACGAGGGCTATGTAATCAGCGGATCTGTTAGGAATATTGCAGACAAAATTAAGGCCTATCCTTCGATTGTATCTCAGCTGAAACCAGGTACTAAAGGGATCATTCATATGGAAGTAGGGACATACTTCGAGTCCTTTGAAAAACCTTCAGACAGCAAAGATAAAAAAGATCAGGGAGAAGAATTAAATGAAGCCCAAGAGTAA